One Vitis vinifera cultivar Pinot Noir 40024 chromosome 15, ASM3070453v1 genomic window, TGTAGTGAGAGTGAGAGGATGTTCGGTTGATTCTCTAGAAAAATATGGAGACTGTAATGCAGATACGGTTCTAAGCAATTTTATCAAATCTGTGCTTAGAGTCAGTTAAATTGTTCAATTATGTAATTTAATGATGACCCTTGTTAAGATTCACCTTTATGATATTGTTGATAAGATATCTTAATAGTTTATTGTCAATTTATGTTGCAATTTATGACTTAGGCCAAAGATTGGAATTCATGTTTTGCTACTAACTATTCTGGATATGTTTCTCCATAGATTTATGGTTCATATCTCctccccccccccaaaaaaaaaaaaagaaaaaaatattcactCTTGCTTAGAGCTaaattagttttgttttgtttttttttaaattcctatTTCATGAGAGGAGAGAGGTGTGCATTTTTTGTCTTCTAATTCGTTAAGATTGATGCATCAACCTTTCATGTGTTCCCTATATATATTCAGAAACTTGACTGGAAGCTTAGTCAATCTTTTCTCTTtcccaaacatatttttaatgtaGCTTTGGATTTATCTCCTTCCTGATCATAATATTTAGGCATACTACTATTGTTGGTCAGGATTGCCATaacttttcaaatcattttttattatgtgaAACAAATATTTGTGACTATCCTAGGAAATTATCCAATTCAAGATTGAAAGCATTTCTCTCTTTGGGAGTTTTAATCTTTATGTTAAAAAAGATGGCAAGAGAATGCTCCTTTTTTTTCCTAgttggcttttttttttattgtactaATGTGTTGATTGATATCTATCGCATATGAAGTATTGTAGTTTTTGTGGTCTTTTTCAGCATtggttgattttattttctttgattttatacAGACTAAGAGAACCAAGAAGGCGGGTATTGTCGGGAAGTACGGTATGTTCTTAGAATTGTTCATTTTGTTGAGTTATTTAGCAAATGTAAATTACCaaaggaaaagagaataaaaaggtgcctacccaaaaaaaatggaaaaaagaaaatatcagaAGGGGTAATAGAGCAGATTCTTTGGATGCACAACTAAGAATTGTTATATAACTGCTATAGTTTTTTTTCCCATAAAGCAAAATTTTGGAGTATGATGGTAAACAATACTTTGGAATTTTCAAACCTAGCTGCAGTGCCTGCCTATGTTAATTATTGCAGAGTTGTTGTGCTAGATTGAAGCTTCTAAACTGGTTCATAAGACTCTTCTTGTTCCACTACTTACAGAgaatggaaaattaaaaaaatgcaatAGGGAAAGGAagggaaggaagaagaaaggaaaggaaaattgcTGTTTGCTCACTCTTTGTGCatgtattaagaaaagaaaaattcttgGCCTTTGGGTAGCATTTATACCTTGCACTAGAGTTTTGTATTTACCTAAACGTCTTCTTTCCCTTCAAATCCAACTCATTTTGTGAGAGATTTGTGGGACAGGAGGAAAAATTAAGAACTTTACATTGTGTTTtacctttttctctttatttatctCCTACAAGCAACTTAATGCTGAGGAAATACAAAAGTTTCTTTTCCATCCCTTCCCTCAACCAAATGGAGAGCAAAGTTTACCTGGTGAAAATGGAGGGTAATGTAAGTCCTGGATTAAATTCATAAACTAGAAGTTGTCTGGTTTGGGTCCTTGGGCTTTGCTCTACAAAGAAGCTAGCCACGAACTTATAATCAATCTGGTTTGTTTGGTTTATGGCATTTAGTTGTTTCATATTTCCTGGAGGATGATTTGTGTACAGGAATTTTGTGTTGAAATAGGAAAGGTCTTAGATGCTGCGTAGACTGTCCCATCATAGGTGAATGACattgctttcttcttttcttatgaTATTTCAGGAACCCGATATGGGGCTAGTCTGCGGAAGCAGATTAAGAAGATGGAAGTTAGTCAGCACAGCAAATACTTCTGCGAGTTCTGTGGGAAGGTATTTTCCCCATCTAATGTGTCGATTCTAGTTGTGTTGTGTATTTGTTTTTGGAGAATCCTGCTTTTATGCTCTTAATAATATTCTAACAATCAAAGGTGAAATATTGCAGTATGCAGTGAAGAGGAAGGCTGTGGGAATTTGGGCATGCAAGGACTGTGGCAAAGTTAAAGCAGGCGGTGCTTACACATTGAAGTGAGGATAATATTTGTTGGATATTCTACTTCAATACTCGtccattttatatatttctaatcACAGTTATTGTGTTTTTGACAGCACTGCCAGTGCTGTTACTGTTAGGAGCACCATCCGAAGGCTGCGGGAGCAGACTGAGAGCTGAAATTGCCAGATATATTTTACTTGCATGTTTTTTTTAGTATGTAGATCTGATCTGAGTGTAATTCTTGGTGCTAAATGGGTTTAACTCCAAGAAGAATTTTTCTGTTTTGAATTTTGACATTTGGTTAGACTCGTGGGTTCGGGTTATTGAAACAAATGAAACTGGTGTACGTTGTTGAGAGGATTTTCATGGCTATCTTAAGATTGTTTACCAGTTCAGTCTTTGGTTTTTCTGATTTGGCATGTTTGTATGTATGTAGGTTATATCTAGGATAGCCTACTTTTACCAGGTCCAATTTAAGCTGCTCATTATCTTTATGCAGGGGAAGGATATTATTCTGCATTCTCATTCCCACTACGACTTATGTTCTTATTCATTAATCTGTTtggaatatttttcataatattaatatgtataaaaaatttaCTATATTGTATTGTTGTTTATCtgaatttttatcatattttcatcaatttttttcatttctattctCATTTACTTGCCATTTCTGGGTGTCATTGGGGAGTTAAATTTGTGTTTATAAGCCCTGAAGTAAAACTATAATCTTAAATGTGAAGATCTTTGTGGAGAGGTCCCCATTCACTTGTGTCATGGCTTGTGAGTTGAATTCAATTCATCCTAATCATCAAAAACAATAATCctaaattgttttttcaattgACTTCAACCCAATTACAAACTGattccttcctcattccccAAAATTTTCCCCAAAATTCTCACAGCTTGTaggttattaaaaatttataccacTATTTGATT contains:
- the LOC100244425 gene encoding large ribosomal subunit protein eL43 yields the protein MTKRTKKAGIVGKYGTRYGASLRKQIKKMEVSQHSKYFCEFCGKYAVKRKAVGIWACKDCGKVKAGGAYTLNTASAVTVRSTIRRLREQTES